The Neomonachus schauinslandi chromosome 11, ASM220157v2, whole genome shotgun sequence genome contains a region encoding:
- the LOC110576654 gene encoding TATA box-binding protein-like 1 gives MDADSDVALDILITNVVCVFRTRCHLNLRKIALEGANVIYKRDVGKVLMKLRKPRITATIWSSGKIICTGATSEEEAKFGARRLARSLQKLGFQVIFTDFKVVNVLAVCNMPFEIRLPEFTKNNRPHASYEPELHPAVCYRIKSLRATLQIFSTGSITVTGPNVKAVATAVEQIYPFVFESRKEIL, from the coding sequence ATGGATGCAGACAGTGATGTTGCATTGGACATTCTAATTACAAATGTAGTCTGTGTTTTTAGAACAAGATGCCATTTGAACTTAAGGAAGATTGCTTTGGAGGGAGCAAATGTAATTTATAAGCGTGATGTTGGAAAAGTATTAATGAAGCTTAGAAAACCTAGAATTACAGCTACAATTTGGTCCtcaggaaaaattatttgcacTGGAGCAACAAGTGAAGAAGAAGCTAAATTTGGTGCCAGACGTTTAGCCCGCAGTCTGCAGAAACTAGGTTTTCAGGTAATATTTACAGATTTTAAGGTCGTTAACGTTTTGGCAGTGTGTAACATGCCATTTGAAATCCGTTTGCCAGAATTCACAAAGAACAATAGACCTCATGCCAGTTACGAACCTGAACTTCATCCTGCTGTGTGCTATCGGATAAAATCTCTAAGAGCTACATTACAGATTTTTTCAACAGGAAGTATCACAGTAACAGGGCCCAACGTAAAGGCTGTTGCTACCGCTGTGGAGCAGATTTACCCGTTTGTGtttgaaagcaggaaagaaattttataa